The sequence below is a genomic window from Echeneis naucrates chromosome 13, fEcheNa1.1, whole genome shotgun sequence.
ATGATAGGCATTGTGGAGATCCAGCTTGGTGTAGATGTTGGCCCCCTGCAGTAACTCGAAAGCTGAGGAAACAGACTGTCTCTTGGTGGTTGCCGGACAGGAGCATGGGAATAGCTTTGGTCTGATGGGTGACAGTCCCCAGGAGGTGTACTGCCTGGCACTGGATGAGACGTGGGAACCTGATTGATGCTGCTGATAGGCGAGTTCCTCATCAATCAGGTGATGCCCGGCAGTAGCACAGGAGCCGGAGTCAGAGTCATGTCAGAGGGGTCGGGGCTGCAGCGGCTGCAGCTTGTTGAGTCATGACGGTAGCCATCTGTTGAACCTGGACAGCTAGCAAGGTTAGCGCCTGCTCCAGCCCTGAAGCTGTGCCTTGTGCTGCTGGAGCATGTCCTCTACTCGAGCTAGGCGAGAGGTTGGAGAGGAGGTGTCTGCTGGGTCCATGTCTGGCCACATTTTTACTGACACTGGGGTGATTAGGACCCAAAAGCACCTCAGACCCAGGCCCCCAGTTCGTGTCAGAGCTGTGGTCAGCACTTGCGCAATCATTTGGTGTGCAAGTGCACCGCACTACCGCATGCCACCCTCAGGCCAATGGTTTGTGTGAGTGATATCACTGGTTGCTGGAGGCAGCGCTGCGTGCTTCGCTCTCAGATGGTAACTGGGTGGACCGTTTACCTTGGGTTATGCTCAGATTGCATTTGGCACCCAAGGAGGACCTTGATGCTTCGCCTGCTGAGCTGGTTCTTGGCCAGCCACTCCTCATCCCTGGGGAATTTTCACCTGGGGGCTCTGTTCCTCGGCCTCGTCCAGCCATTTATCCTATTTTAGTCAGACAGCACTCGTGTACTTGGCCTCATTCACCACTGTTGTCCGCAGTCGTTTGTGCCTGCAGAGCTCATGTCGGCTCGGTTTGTTTTAGTAAGACACGATGCTCACCGCTTGCCCCTTCAACCCCCATAAGATGGCCCTTTTCGGGTTCTTGAGACGGATTCTAAGAGTTTTGTGCTGAATATGGGTGGGCGAAGGGAGCGTGTTACACTTGATAGCCTTAAACCAGCACACTCAGGAGTCCCCTCTGGGTATTTGAGGTAGGGGGCTGTGTCATGGACACCAGGGGCTCAAGAGTAaagttgttcctgtttcagttggTGGAGGACTAAATAAGTTAAAGCTCTCCTGGTTTTTACTCCTCCTGCcacaatattttcaatacaGAACGAGTAGATAAGATTCGATTCTACTGTTAACATCGGTTGATGTAGATGTAGACATTAatcatatattataaaataaaggaGCCAATTCTATACAAGTAACATTCTTAcagtattttcaaatatgtaGAAGACCACATATCCCCAAGCATTGTTGCTGTATAGcactggcaaaaataaaattcaaaaagaaTAACTAAATCAcgtcaatatatttatttttagatccCATTGCAACGACTCTACAATCGATTCATCTATGGATTCATGGCTGATTCGTATCGATTCAGGAGGCTGCTACCAACGCAACCGTATCTCTCACGTGTCAAACTAAATATCCGGTCTTATTTTCTTTATCGTTCACGACCATAGTAAATATTGATTATATGTCATCTccggccattcagtgggatcatttctccattaaaatgaaggcaaacagaagggtcAATGAGAGATACCTACATATGTGagattttcattgtgtttcattgttttaagcAAACTACTGAACAGTGTAATTTAAATTGTAccaattgttttcccctccggtggaCGTGGATTTTGGAGAATGACGCGTtgcgctctgtcctatcacaggacgccctgaggaggattttccttcagcccgagcAGGATATTGACTCGTATTACTCATATGGTACTCGTATtcgtcaaaattgctatatctgtACCGGATACTTGTTTCAACCAAGTATCTGGCTCAAATATTAAATTGCGGAAAGGtatgaacattttaatcatATACCTTTTTTCccctattattgttattaatttttttttctctctctccctctctctttctctcctcaacCCACACGACTATTTTAGCcccaatcctaaccttaaccaatTTCTTCCCCCCTTCTCCCCTTAAGCATTTTATAGGCCACCTGtgccagagcagctcagataAACAATGAGCTTCTTGTCCCCAAATTCAACCTAAGataataatatttcaaacatAAAGTTTTTTTGAACGTTTAAGAGCTGTATTCTAATACTCCTTAGTAATAGCCAGGTAACATATCagccctttatttatttacttattttcatGGACAAGGAAGCCTAACAAGGTAACCAAGAGGTAAGAAACGAATTGGATGATCAACAATTGTTTTTAGGGTTTTTATGACTGATTATAGAAACAGAAAGCTAACAAAGTTAGCACGTTCATCCCGACAGTCCCTgatctcttgtctctctcactctctccatcaCTGGCTGGCCACACTGatcctcatgtttttgttgtttgtttgtttggatagtTTTTTCTCTTAGTTCATATGTTAATaggtatgttttcttttgtgtaaataACATGATGGAATCTTGTGAGCTGATGGAAGAATGTGTATGAAGAGGCAcagatgattttaatgaaagcatTTATTGAAGATTGATTAGTCAAGAAAATATGTGAGCAGTAAGGGAAACCAGGGACAAAAATTCCCTGAATCAGAAACAAACTAGAACACAAATTTTGCGcgaaaacattttcaccagttttcaccaaaagtgtttttccagatttattttttggatgctGTCCTGAGATCAAATGTCGACAGTAGGAACCCAAACAAGTATTACTGAGTCACTGTTTTGTTGGCTAACAACATAAGACATCCCTGAACCAACTAGTCAGTGACTTTCAGTggaattctctctctcattatttcattctttattttgacaacatatatcatgaacatcatcacaacaagtcattcatttttttcctcgcACCATTTGATCACCAAATATCACACCATAGCTGTAAGAAGTCATTGTTTACTCCAACAACTGCTTGCCAATATCTTCAGaggaatttttttcacctgacTGTGATGCACAAGAAGTCTGTCACATCAAAGAAGAGAGGCCCAAAgtaagataaatgttaaaatgcaggtACTCATCCATTTTGACTGATACTGTGGTTTCGTTAAAGAAAACCTAGAAGCCCATTGGCTCATTGTTTTTGAGGACCAGCTCATTAAGATCAGATCGACATGCTCTGactcggacacacacactgactttgatttatcaaatcagatttcCTTTATACAACCCAAAGGAGAGATAACTTttcagtgcatgaaagaaaatctcatctctgaggccataaatgagaggGCTCAGACATCTTGGTGTAAGATAAAATACTATATAGTTGAAGTATCTCacataataaaatacaacaaaatcaatatgaaacaatgcagattcaatgaagggacaccacagctggatgagacagagcagcagctggaaaccatgaagagccactgtcctgagccctttccttgatgactgcttatcctctcctgatgcagctttggccactttcattattttaacatagcaaaaaacaagtatgatgcacataatgaaaaactgtaattgataTATAGCTGCCTTCAGATGGTGCTGCCATAAAgtaatcataaatatttccactgaacaTAACTGATATTGGGTGTAAAATtttagggatgcagatccaaagaaagtggagaaaataaaaatagagggcacagaactgagagcatgaatgatgaggatacagttaatagtattacgtgtggagcagagctctccatgatgcagcggcatacaaacagccacataacgctccagagtcattgctgtcagagtcactggtgtaaCAGTAGTATACACAATTATCACAACacagataatgacacacaaccaaacatgaATGGGGATATTAAACTGGGTCAAAATAGCAAGGACATCAGAAAGGAATAACACCAAACTATCAGAtagtaatgtaacagcaaataagatgtagcgtgttgttgtgtagaaacactctttttgaaaaaaggttatgatgagcaacaagttgatgaacagaaatattataACCAGGAGCTGGACAGTAATCATATTATCCTTCATCGATACATGCATGAGTTCATTACCAACCAGTGAATTGTTATCAGCCATAAGTGTGTTTTCTCACCAAACGTAGAGTTTtagccacaacaaaatgtcCTTTAAGAGTCAGTATTCCTTCAATCGATTccttgtaaaaaatgtaaaaagttacatttcatcagtttatcaaatcCTACATGCAGTCTCAGGCAGAGCTGTTGTCttctgatgtgtgtccatccttCTGAGAGAGGGCTGTGCACGAGGCTTTAAAGTCTAGAGCatccaaaaataacttcaaatgaaaGTTCACCCACCAGTATTGTCATCGTCTCTTAGATCCTGCGTGTTGATTGGCTGTTTACAGTTTGATGGACAAATTACTGCAAACTTTAAAGTGAGCTGATTTTCcttgaactttatttaaaatgtaaataaaattattattattattgttattaatgggaaggcagctgcatgttttgcatgcagaggccaaACCCCAGTTGCAGGGCGAACCAGTGGAATGCTTGTGCTGTAGTAATGGAGAGGGTGTGACAGGAATGGCAGCCAATGTAAAAACTGAGGCCATCAGTCATGAAAGACACTGAGCTGACTTTTTGTGGcaaccccaaatagggaaacgCTGAAAGAACAAGCGACAAACGTATACATActgtatttttcgcactatatGACGGACTTAAATCCttcaattttctcaaaaatcggcagtgcaccttatgtatgaaatcttgctgtgcttactgacctcgaacaAATTTTATGCGGCACACTGCGctaaaaaatctgtcaaaatgttttagtgtgaCTTTGGTGAGCGATGAAGCGGATTGTCGGAGGATTCCCAGCTGGCACAGGGACGTCGTGTTAAcattggtccttggttggatatgggttaCAAAGTCAGACAATGTTAGATAACTAATAATAtagtgctggcaaccaaccaccatccaacatttagtcaaagTACCCTTCCGATCATTAGACGTCAGGCCAACGTTgggtttttaacgtaaacccaattttcaaatccagatAATAATctaattataatcaaatgttttacaacgttgttccaacgtcacactaacttcagctGTTTGCTACAgctggcaacgataaaccaatcagagaacagtatgcagtacgcttacctccgccactttttgtaataccggtacatactgtgctttgctttatataagttttatcatgcgccttatgtcTGAAGTTAGACTCCTTCATTGATATTGAGCCTTATGATGCGGTGCACCTTATGGTCTGCAAAATATGGTATATCTATGTTatgccctgcgatggactggtgacctgtccagggtgtactccgccctcacccagtgtgagtttgGATTGGCTCCTCAATTGCAATATAAAACTGGGTAAAGATGACAAGAATATCAGACATGAATAGTAAGAAACTATCTGATATGAATGTAAGAGCAAATTAAATATAACATGTAATTGTGCTAGATGCTTTGGGAGGCAGGTCTTGGATGTAGTCATTAATCTGCTTGTAGAGGGGCTTGGACCCTCCCCATTATCAAGCAGAGATCCCTGATGTTGTGACCAGATAATATAAGTGAGTCACAAACAACACGTGGCCAGAGACAGGGCGCAACAATAAATGCTGATGACGACAGTGCAGTGTGGAGTGAGTTTGACTTGATGTTGTGTTTAGATGCGCTACTGTTGATGAAGTTTTTTCTCAAGCAATGAAAAACCACGTCTGCATTAGTTCATTTACACAAAGTGCTAGTTGAAAACGTTTCCAGTGCATTCATTTACTGAAACTTTAATTTCATTGAACCTTACTGCAGATAACAGCTGTAAATCACTTCATGAGGAACTTGGGCTTCATTTTCCGTatatgtattgtgtgtgtgaatatttgaaCAATGAATGATATCATTGTAATTATCCCTCACAGAATTGTAGCTGCTTTGTGTGATCAGTAATATCAGGGACTGTGGACTCTTGTAGCATATAACAGCATGCCATGGCAGATAACACTTCACTGGCTGGTGAATTTCTGCAGCGACAGATTAAGGCCTTGGTTATTCAGGTCCTGGTaataatttttctctgcatcaacttgttgctcatcataatcttttttcaaaaagagcaTTTCTACACAACTGCACGTtacatcttatttgctgttGCATTGGTGGCAGATAGTTTTGTGTTATTCATTTCTGATGTGCTGCTCATCTTCAGCTATTTTCGTTTTACCATGCAaatttggttgtgtgtcattatctcTATTTTGATTTTTATGTACAGCGTAgtcacaccagtgactctgacagcaatgactctggagcgttatgtggctgtttgtatgccgctgcgtcacggagagctctgctccacacgcAGCACTGTGcactgtatcctcatcattcatggcATCAGCTCTTTGCCCTGTATTGTTATTCtctcaatgttttttgtgtcagcATCTCTCACTCTCTATAAGCAATCTAAGATATGTTCATTAGAAATGTTCAGTCTTTATTTGTGGCATGATCATGTCAGGTCAGCTGTTCAACTGCTCTTCTTCCTGATCATGTGCATCATCATAGTTTTCtcctatgttaaaataatgaaagtggccaaaactgcatcaggagaggataaacAGTCATCAAACAAAGGACTTaagacagtggctcttcatggtttccagctgctgctctgtctcatccagctgttaTGTCCATTTGTAGAGAGCTGGATGTTTCATATTGATTTCAGATTATTTGTTGAAGTCAGATACTTTaattatgtaatgttttttctAGCACCAAGATGTCTGAATCCTCTCATATATGGCCTCAGAAATGAAGCTTTTTCTCAAGCAATGAAAAACTATGTCTGCAttagttcatttaaaagaaacgCTAGCTGAGAAATTCTGCAAATATCAGTTTTAAATCACTCTGTGAGGAACATCCAATATTTATTGTGTGCGTGACTATTTGAAAGGAACAATGAATGATATCACTGTAACTGTCCCTCGCAGAATAGTGGAGTTCCTTTGTGTGATCAGTAATATCAGGGACTGTGGTCTCTTGTAGCATTTTAATCTGGCAACAATTAGGAAGGACTGACTTCTGAAAAGAGAGACTGTGTTTCAGTAAAGATTGCTTTGTCTCAAAGGTATCCTCCGTTTCATTAGAGTTCATTTGTTATTtagaaatgttatgttttttgtgttttgcaaaaCTCATATATATCTTTGCATGCTGTTGAAGCTCTAA
It includes:
- the LOC115053156 gene encoding odorant receptor 131-2-like, producing MITVQLLVIIFLFINLLLIITFFQKECFYTTTRYILFAVTLLSDSLVLFLSDVLAILTQFNIPIHVWLCVIICVVIIVYTTVTPVTLTAMTLERYVAVCMPLHHGELCSTRNTINCILIIHALSSVPSIFIFSTFFGSASLKFYTQYQLCSVEIFMITLWQHHLKAAIYQLQFFIMCIILVFCYVKIMKVAKAASGEDKQSSRKGLRTVALHGFQLLLCLIQLWCPFIESALFHIDFVVFYYVRYFNYIVFYLTPRCLSPLIYGLRDEIFFHALKSYLSFGLYKGNLI
- the LOC115053158 gene encoding odorant receptor 131-2-like yields the protein MADNTSLAGEFLQRQIKALVIQVLVIIFLCINLLLIIIFFQKEHFYTTARYILFAVALVADSFVLFISDVLLIFSYFRFTMQIWLCVIISILIFMYSVVTPVTLTAMTLERYVAVCMPLRHGELCSTRSTVHCILIIHGISSLPCIVILSMFFVSASLTLYKQSKICSLEMFSLYLWHDHVRSAVQLLFFLIMCIIIVFSYVKIMKVAKTASGEDKQSSNKGLKTVALHGFQLLLCLIQLLCPFVESWMFHIDFRLFVEVRYFNYVMFFLAPRCLNPLIYGLRNEAFSQAMKNYVCISSFKRNAS